The proteins below are encoded in one region of Rhodospirillaceae bacterium:
- a CDS encoding methylmalonyl-CoA carboxyltransferase: MKEITKELERRRHAAHAGGGPARVDAQHAKGKLTARERLEVLLDPGSFEEYDAFVEHRATEFGMESSKIPGDGVITGHGTINGRPLFVFSQDFTVFGGSLSEAHAEKICKVMDQAMKVGIPILGINDSGGARIQEGVASLGGYAEVFQRNVLASGVIPQISLVMGPCAGGAVYSPAMTDFIFMVKDSSYMFVTGPDVVKTVTHEEVTHEELGGSQTHTGKSGVADEHFTNDVEALLESRRFFDFLPLSNRSGVPTWPTNDPVDRLECSLDKLIPENANQPYDMKMLIRKTVDEGDFLELQPDYAANIVIGFGRFEGHTVGVVANQPMVLAGCLDIDSSRKAARFVRFCDCFNIPILTFVDVPGFLPGTSQEFGGIIKHGAKLLFAFAEATVPKVTVITRKAYGGAYDVMSSKHLRGDVNYSWPMGEIAVMGSKGAVEIIFRGSLGSKEDVAKKEEEYREQFTNPFVAAQRGYVDDIIQPRETRARICKSLRLLRTKHLENPWKKHDNIPL; the protein is encoded by the coding sequence ATGAAGGAAATTACAAAAGAATTAGAAAGAAGGAGGCATGCTGCTCATGCAGGCGGTGGTCCAGCTCGGGTCGATGCTCAACATGCAAAGGGAAAACTTACCGCTCGTGAAAGATTAGAGGTTTTATTGGATCCGGGTTCTTTTGAGGAGTATGACGCCTTTGTGGAGCATAGGGCGACTGAGTTTGGGATGGAATCAAGTAAGATTCCAGGAGACGGTGTTATTACAGGCCATGGGACTATCAATGGCAGACCATTATTTGTATTTAGCCAAGATTTTACTGTATTTGGGGGTAGTCTCAGTGAGGCTCACGCCGAAAAAATTTGCAAGGTTATGGATCAGGCAATGAAAGTTGGTATTCCTATCCTGGGTATTAACGATTCCGGTGGAGCCCGAATACAGGAGGGTGTCGCATCTTTGGGAGGTTATGCTGAGGTTTTTCAGAGAAATGTTCTTGCTTCAGGAGTTATACCACAAATCTCCTTGGTGATGGGACCATGTGCAGGCGGGGCAGTTTATTCGCCTGCAATGACGGACTTTATATTTATGGTTAAGGACTCATCTTACATGTTTGTGACGGGCCCGGATGTTGTAAAAACCGTTACCCACGAGGAAGTTACTCATGAAGAACTTGGGGGATCCCAAACCCATACTGGAAAATCTGGTGTAGCGGATGAACATTTCACAAATGATGTTGAGGCCCTCCTGGAGTCTCGCAGGTTTTTCGACTTTCTACCCCTATCAAACCGTTCAGGAGTCCCAACTTGGCCAACCAATGATCCTGTTGATCGGCTGGAGTGTTCACTTGATAAATTAATTCCTGAAAATGCTAACCAACCATATGATATGAAAATGCTTATTCGTAAGACGGTGGACGAAGGAGATTTTCTGGAGTTGCAGCCTGATTATGCTGCTAACATTGTAATTGGTTTTGGCCGTTTTGAGGGGCACACAGTGGGAGTGGTTGCCAATCAACCAATGGTTTTGGCTGGGTGTTTGGATATTGACAGTTCCAGGAAGGCAGCGCGGTTTGTTCGTTTTTGTGATTGTTTCAATATCCCGATACTTACCTTTGTTGACGTCCCAGGCTTTCTTCCTGGCACATCCCAGGAGTTTGGTGGGATAATTAAACATGGTGCAAAGCTATTATTTGCGTTTGCCGAGGCTACTGTTCCAAAGGTGACTGTCATAACCCGCAAGGCCTACGGGGGGGCTTATGATGTAATGAGCTCCAAACATTTGAGAGGTGATGTTAATTATTCATGGCCAATGGGCGAGATCGCGGTCATGGGTTCGAAGGGGGCTGTTGAGATTATATTCCGGGGCTCTTTGGGAAGTAAGGAGGATGTCGCGAAGAAAGAGGAGGAGTACAGAGAGCAGTTTACGAATCCTTTCGTGGCGGCGCAGCGTGGTTATGTCGATGATATAATCCAGCCAAGGGAAACGCGTGCGAGAATTTGCAAGTCCTTGAGGTTGCTGAGAACCAAACATCTTGAGAATCCATGGAAAAAACATGACAACATCCCTTTATAG